The Spirosoma radiotolerans genome has a window encoding:
- a CDS encoding SDR family NAD(P)-dependent oxidoreductase, producing the protein MNPETGKTALITGASSGIGQELAKLFAQDGYNLVLVGRSDDKLDRLGEVFKSNYGTQQITVIHKDLAQEDAAQDVYDQIKAKGIIVNVLVNDAGVGLYGLFATDTDWEREKSMIHLNVLSLTQMTKLFLYDMLARNEGKILNLASLLSITPTPLMAVYAGTKAYVYNFTQSLVNELKDTNVTITALLPNATDTDFFNKADAENTKVTDELQDPVMVAKAGYDALMAGKPKIVPGGFKNKSYEVMAYVAPQETLAALMRDKMSQKPDPEEKEASISLAWGIGFGIAVIAGIALTIGYKNTSDFQRARYRYKAKSIGDSLSDTLSSVLNTAVSSVVEAYQTTKEKAQKLADKEQEVQEEVVA; encoded by the coding sequence ATGAATCCAGAAACAGGAAAAACTGCTCTTATAACTGGGGCTTCCAGCGGAATCGGTCAGGAACTGGCCAAACTCTTTGCACAGGATGGCTATAACTTAGTTTTAGTAGGCCGTAGTGACGACAAACTGGATCGGTTGGGCGAAGTCTTTAAAAGTAATTACGGCACCCAGCAAATTACGGTCATTCACAAAGACCTGGCCCAGGAAGATGCCGCTCAGGATGTATATGATCAGATAAAAGCAAAAGGCATCATTGTCAATGTGCTGGTCAATGATGCGGGCGTTGGCCTCTATGGGCTGTTCGCTACCGACACGGACTGGGAGCGTGAAAAGTCGATGATTCACCTCAACGTGCTGTCATTAACCCAAATGACCAAGCTGTTCCTGTATGACATGCTGGCGCGTAATGAAGGAAAAATCCTGAATCTGGCCTCGCTCCTATCCATCACGCCAACACCCCTAATGGCTGTTTATGCAGGTACAAAAGCTTACGTTTACAACTTTACACAGTCGCTGGTGAACGAGTTGAAAGATACCAATGTGACCATTACGGCTCTCCTGCCGAATGCGACAGATACGGATTTTTTCAACAAAGCCGATGCTGAAAACACGAAAGTAACCGACGAACTGCAGGACCCTGTTATGGTGGCTAAGGCAGGTTACGATGCGCTCATGGCCGGTAAGCCTAAGATAGTGCCTGGCGGCTTCAAAAATAAATCGTATGAAGTTATGGCCTATGTGGCTCCACAGGAAACGCTGGCCGCGCTGATGCGCGATAAGATGTCGCAGAAACCCGATCCGGAAGAAAAAGAAGCGTCCATATCCCTGGCTTGGGGTATTGGCTTTGGCATCGCCGTTATTGCCGGAATCGCCCTGACAATTGGTTATAAAAACACCAGCGACTTTCAGAGAGCACGCTACCGTTACAAAGCTAAATCAATAGGTGACTCCTTATCAGACACCCTGTCTTCAGTACTGAATACAGCCGTAAGCAGCGTCGTTGAGGCTTATCAGACAACGAAAGAGAAAGCGCAGAAACTAGCCGATAAGGAGCAAGAGGTACAGGAAGAAGTAGTCGCATAA
- a CDS encoding DUF937 domain-containing protein produces MNLFANLTTVFNPEVLSRIADYIDEPIEKTSKAVDGLVYTIMGGLMKRTTSEIGVNQLYNHIQKGRYDGGPLDNLVTVLRDPAYTNTLITQGNEVISHLLPAMKSSIGSMISSYAGIRNSSAISLLGLTTTLVLHVLGKQVKDQKLDADGLASALFAERETLVNNVPEEFMPRLVEKVGLQQVVAGLATPARRTTVEASGRTVSTATRPAISYDLTDDSDNDNGALTKWGVGALIAVALAFGGYYLYQNTQKYSNDGQDTTDVASVSSDTIQADTVTRSLAVPKEPVAKTAPKSTSAASASLAPATSATGLASATGTGSLAQQMTPYLGNAALPKGRVFPLTGIAFQPGSLSLTPGSQATVTELATLLKTYPQLQVLLVGYANDAQGDFTNKSLSFKRVNVIKQQLVTSGINFQRIDAIGRGTGVAKNDTSGVPKPTMRKIMLKVVSK; encoded by the coding sequence ATGAATTTATTTGCCAATCTAACTACTGTTTTCAATCCGGAGGTTTTGTCGCGTATTGCCGATTACATCGACGAACCCATCGAAAAAACCAGCAAAGCCGTTGATGGCCTTGTGTATACCATTATGGGCGGGCTGATGAAACGCACAACGAGTGAAATTGGCGTCAATCAGCTATATAACCACATCCAGAAAGGCCGTTATGACGGCGGTCCCCTTGATAATCTGGTTACGGTTCTCCGCGACCCCGCTTATACAAATACACTTATTACGCAGGGCAATGAGGTAATCAGTCATTTGCTGCCCGCCATGAAAAGCTCGATTGGCAGCATGATTTCGAGCTATGCCGGTATCCGTAATTCATCCGCTATCTCGTTGCTGGGCCTAACAACCACCCTTGTTCTTCATGTACTTGGCAAACAGGTAAAAGATCAAAAACTGGATGCCGATGGCTTAGCCTCCGCCCTTTTCGCCGAACGGGAAACACTGGTCAATAATGTTCCCGAAGAATTCATGCCCCGGCTGGTTGAGAAAGTTGGCCTTCAGCAGGTGGTAGCCGGACTGGCCACACCCGCCCGACGCACAACCGTCGAAGCGTCCGGCCGGACCGTTTCCACTGCCACACGGCCGGCGATTAGTTACGACCTTACGGACGACTCAGATAACGATAATGGGGCGTTGACTAAATGGGGTGTTGGGGCACTCATCGCCGTTGCGCTTGCTTTTGGAGGGTATTATCTTTATCAAAATACCCAGAAATATTCGAACGACGGACAGGACACGACCGACGTTGCATCCGTGTCAAGCGATACCATTCAGGCTGATACCGTCACCCGGTCGCTTGCGGTGCCAAAGGAACCCGTCGCTAAAACAGCGCCGAAATCAACGTCAGCCGCTTCTGCTTCCTTAGCGCCCGCAACCAGCGCTACGGGCCTCGCTTCGGCTACTGGTACAGGCAGTTTAGCTCAGCAAATGACACCTTATCTGGGCAATGCGGCACTACCCAAGGGGCGTGTATTTCCCTTAACGGGCATCGCTTTTCAGCCAGGGTCGTTGTCTCTGACACCCGGCTCACAGGCGACCGTCACGGAACTGGCGACCCTGCTGAAAACTTACCCTCAATTACAGGTATTGCTAGTTGGTTACGCCAACGATGCACAGGGCGATTTCACCAATAAAAGCCTGTCCTTCAAACGGGTCAATGTAATCAAACAGCAGTTGGTAACCTCCGGCATTAACTTCCAGCGGATCGACGCCATTGGACGGGGAACAGGCGTTGCTAAAAATGATACATCGGGCGTCCCCAAACCAACCATGCGCAAGATTATGCTGAAGGTTGTCTCGAAATAA
- the xseB gene encoding exodeoxyribonuclease VII small subunit yields the protein MTYQEAYDQLSTLVYEIENEEVPLDELPGKIRLATELITFCQDRLRAVETEYQEVIERLPKR from the coding sequence ATGACTTACCAGGAAGCATACGACCAGCTCAGCACGCTGGTTTATGAAATTGAAAACGAGGAAGTGCCACTCGATGAGCTACCCGGCAAGATTCGGTTAGCGACTGAACTGATTACTTTTTGTCAGGATCGGCTCCGGGCCGTTGAAACGGAATATCAGGAAGTTATCGAACGACTGCCCAAACGTTAA
- a CDS encoding DUF4136 domain-containing protein, whose translation MKTVVALLLVLISVVAGCSSYRIVKNEQDGSANWSTYRTFAFIDTSRIDPSPGTTYQAMMEQVKRAVAVELVNRGYQQVTGDPIAGQPDLLVNIGTVVNEKTQTRPTTIYEAPRYIGQRRYHWQSQEVPVGTYREGTLSLHIVDSRRENLLWDAAVSSILSKKGVTPEQINEAVAKVFSKFPGKAS comes from the coding sequence ATGAAAACAGTCGTTGCTCTTCTGCTTGTGCTGATTAGTGTAGTCGCTGGCTGCTCCAGTTACCGGATCGTCAAAAATGAACAGGATGGCTCGGCCAACTGGTCGACCTACCGAACATTTGCGTTTATTGATACCAGCCGAATTGACCCTAGCCCCGGTACAACTTATCAGGCAATGATGGAACAGGTAAAGCGAGCCGTCGCGGTGGAACTGGTTAATCGTGGGTATCAGCAAGTGACTGGAGACCCCATAGCAGGCCAGCCCGATTTGCTGGTGAATATTGGCACGGTGGTCAACGAAAAAACGCAGACGCGCCCAACCACAATCTATGAAGCCCCACGCTATATCGGGCAGCGTCGGTATCACTGGCAAAGTCAGGAAGTGCCGGTTGGCACGTATCGGGAAGGTACGCTCAGTTTACACATCGTCGATTCCCGCCGGGAAAACCTGCTTTGGGATGCTGCGGTATCGAGTATACTGAGTAAGAAAGGCGTGACGCCCGAGCAAATAAACGAAGCGGTTGCTAAGGTGTTCAGCAAGTTTCCCGGAAAGGCATCTTAG